Proteins found in one Pseudomonadota bacterium genomic segment:
- the glgB gene encoding 1,4-alpha-glucan branching protein GlgB — protein MTTIAADTQRHKDQIEALANGWHDNPFGFLGLHASGKARVVRVFVPTARRVSLVGARGQLLTECERVHHTGLFIGVMPPRKRRYVLHIVHHDGREETREDAYRFAPRLGALDLHLLGEGNDRRIYEKLGAHCCTLDRVPGVCFAVWAPNASRVSVVGDFNGWDGRCHVMRRYVGTGYWELFVPQLGAGSRYKFELLDTRGERLPLKADPYGNQHEAPQGNASIVTHSEYHWDDTAWRTRQQGDAWRDRPVSIYEVHLGSWRRHEDGAFLSYRELADTLIPYAVDMGFTHLELLPITEHPFDGSWGYQPIGMFAPTFRYGEPDDFRYFVDRCHQAELGVIVDWVPAHFPRDEHGLARFDGTALYEHEDPRKGAHADWGTLIFNYGRREVSNYLIGSALYWINEFHIDALRVDAVASMLYLDYSREEGEWVPNEHGGNEHLEAVTFLRRLNTDVHEAGAATFAEESTAWPGVSHDTSTGGLGFTFKWNMGWMNDTLAYMSEDPLHRKHHHNRMTFSPMYAFSEHFILPLSHDEVVHGKRSLLGRMPGDEWQRFANLRAYLANMFAHPGKKLLFMGAEIAPYEEWNYSSALSWGLLNYRVHEGVHNLVRDLNALYRTSAPLYEVDYSSKGFDWIDCDNHDESVLSWIRYDLRQQYLICVTNFTPVVRQNFRLGVPELGDYRVILNTDDAVYGGSGRQFSVMSAVDQRHDKRPHFIEFELPGLATLYIERA, from the coding sequence ATGACCACCATTGCCGCGGACACGCAGCGTCATAAAGACCAGATTGAGGCGTTGGCGAACGGCTGGCATGACAATCCGTTTGGGTTTTTGGGGCTTCATGCGTCGGGCAAGGCGCGTGTGGTCAGAGTGTTCGTGCCAACGGCGCGCCGCGTTAGCCTTGTGGGGGCACGCGGACAGCTGTTGACCGAATGTGAACGCGTTCACCACACGGGCCTGTTTATCGGTGTCATGCCGCCCCGGAAACGGCGCTACGTGCTGCACATCGTGCATCACGATGGGCGAGAAGAAACGCGTGAAGATGCCTATCGATTTGCGCCACGGTTAGGTGCTCTGGATTTACATCTGTTGGGCGAAGGCAACGATCGACGAATCTACGAGAAACTGGGCGCCCATTGCTGCACGTTAGACAGAGTGCCGGGGGTCTGTTTTGCCGTCTGGGCACCCAATGCATCGCGCGTAAGCGTGGTTGGCGACTTTAACGGTTGGGACGGGCGATGCCATGTGATGCGTCGCTATGTGGGCACCGGTTACTGGGAGTTGTTCGTGCCGCAGCTTGGCGCAGGGTCGCGCTATAAGTTTGAATTGCTGGATACGCGCGGCGAGCGACTGCCGCTCAAAGCCGACCCGTATGGAAATCAGCATGAAGCACCGCAGGGGAACGCGTCGATCGTCACGCACAGTGAGTACCACTGGGATGACACCGCATGGCGGACGCGTCAGCAGGGCGACGCATGGCGTGACCGTCCAGTCAGCATTTATGAAGTACACCTTGGTTCGTGGCGTCGCCATGAGGATGGGGCCTTTCTCAGTTACCGAGAACTCGCCGATACACTCATTCCTTATGCCGTCGATATGGGTTTCACGCATTTAGAATTGTTACCCATTACCGAGCACCCGTTTGATGGCTCATGGGGCTATCAGCCGATCGGCATGTTTGCACCGACATTTCGTTACGGAGAACCCGACGACTTTCGCTATTTTGTCGACCGCTGTCACCAAGCCGAGCTCGGTGTGATTGTGGATTGGGTGCCCGCCCATTTTCCGCGTGACGAACATGGTCTGGCGCGCTTCGATGGCACGGCGCTGTACGAGCATGAAGATCCGCGCAAGGGTGCCCATGCCGACTGGGGTACGCTGATCTTCAATTACGGGCGCCGCGAGGTCAGCAATTATCTGATCGGGTCCGCGCTGTACTGGATCAATGAGTTTCATATTGACGCACTGCGCGTTGATGCCGTGGCTTCTATGTTGTATTTGGATTATTCGCGTGAAGAAGGCGAGTGGGTGCCAAATGAACACGGTGGCAACGAACACCTTGAGGCCGTCACGTTTTTGCGTCGCCTTAATACGGATGTGCACGAGGCGGGTGCCGCGACGTTTGCTGAAGAATCGACCGCTTGGCCTGGAGTGTCGCATGATACGTCGACCGGTGGATTGGGTTTCACGTTCAAATGGAATATGGGCTGGATGAATGACACGCTGGCCTATATGAGTGAGGATCCGCTGCATCGCAAGCATCACCATAATAGAATGACGTTTTCACCCATGTACGCGTTTAGCGAGCATTTTATTTTACCGCTCTCGCACGATGAGGTCGTGCATGGTAAGCGCTCATTGCTCGGCCGCATGCCGGGCGACGAATGGCAGCGATTTGCCAACCTTCGTGCTTATTTGGCGAATATGTTTGCGCACCCAGGCAAGAAACTGTTGTTCATGGGGGCTGAGATAGCGCCCTATGAAGAATGGAATTACTCGTCCGCCTTGAGTTGGGGTTTACTTAATTATCGGGTGCATGAAGGTGTACATAATCTCGTGCGCGATCTAAACGCCCTGTATCGGACAAGCGCGCCGCTTTATGAAGTCGATTATTCGTCTAAGGGTTTTGATTGGATCGACTGCGACAATCACGATGAGAGCGTGTTGTCCTGGATTCGCTATGACTTACGACAACAATATCTGATCTGCGTCACTAATTTTACGCCCGTTGTGAGGCAGAATTTTCGCTTGGGTGTGCCGGAACTGGGCGATTACCGAGTGATCTTGAATACGGATGATGCCGTGTATGGAGGCTCCGGTCGCCAGTTTTCCGTGATGTCCGCCGTCGACCAGCGCCACGACAAACGACCGCACTTTATCGAATTTGAGTTACCAGGATTGGCAACACTTTATATCGAGCGCG
- the glgC gene encoding glucose-1-phosphate adenylyltransferase, translating to MSEPDPIQDLRFVSRLTRDCVALVLAGGQGSRLYELTSWRAKPAVYFGGKFRIIDFPLSNCINSGIRRIGVLTQYKAHSLIRHLVQGWSWFHSSHQEFVEILPASQRLGDDWYRGTADAVYQNLDIVSTHKPGYVLILAGDHIYKMDYGPLLAFHAQKDADMTICCIEVPIKEAAGALGVMTVDEQGRVIAFDEKPEKPNPVPGKPDVCLASMGNYVFKTPFLFEQLKADASRETTQHDFGRNIIPSVIEDHRVYAHPFRDASSVDEPYWRDVGTLDAYWEANMDLVSVTPKLNLYDRDWPIITHQWQSAPAKFVFDHEDRRGVAIQSMVSGDCVISGARVRNSLIFSRCSINSFSNITESVLLPDVTVGRNCRLHRVIVDRGAKIDNGTEIGVNKADDEARGFRVTANGITLVTPDMLGQQLHYFSR from the coding sequence ATGAGTGAGCCGGACCCGATCCAAGATTTACGGTTTGTGAGCCGATTGACGCGCGACTGTGTCGCGTTGGTGCTGGCAGGCGGGCAGGGGTCCCGTCTTTACGAACTCACCTCGTGGCGGGCGAAACCGGCTGTCTACTTCGGCGGTAAATTTCGTATTATCGATTTTCCGCTATCCAATTGCATCAACTCCGGCATCCGACGTATCGGTGTCCTTACTCAATACAAAGCACATTCACTCATACGCCACTTGGTGCAAGGCTGGTCGTGGTTCCACTCGTCACACCAAGAATTCGTCGAAATTCTCCCCGCATCGCAGCGACTGGGTGACGATTGGTATCGTGGTACCGCCGATGCGGTGTATCAGAACCTGGACATTGTGAGTACGCATAAACCCGGTTATGTGCTGATATTGGCCGGCGATCACATTTACAAAATGGATTATGGTCCGCTCCTGGCCTTTCATGCCCAAAAAGATGCGGACATGACGATCTGCTGTATTGAGGTGCCGATCAAAGAAGCGGCGGGTGCATTGGGCGTGATGACAGTGGATGAGCAAGGTCGGGTTATCGCGTTTGACGAAAAGCCCGAAAAGCCCAATCCGGTGCCGGGAAAGCCCGATGTGTGTCTGGCGTCCATGGGGAACTACGTATTTAAGACGCCCTTTTTGTTCGAGCAACTCAAAGCCGATGCAAGTCGCGAAACGACCCAACATGATTTCGGTCGCAATATTATTCCGTCGGTCATTGAAGACCATCGCGTTTATGCCCACCCGTTTCGAGATGCGAGCTCAGTCGATGAGCCCTATTGGCGCGACGTGGGCACGCTCGATGCCTATTGGGAGGCCAACATGGACCTAGTGTCGGTGACACCCAAACTCAACCTGTATGATCGCGACTGGCCGATCATTACTCACCAATGGCAGTCTGCCCCCGCTAAATTTGTCTTTGATCATGAGGATCGTCGGGGTGTGGCCATTCAGTCGATGGTGTCAGGGGATTGCGTAATCTCTGGCGCGCGCGTGCGAAACTCACTGATCTTTTCGCGCTGTTCGATTAACTCGTTTTCGAATATCACAGAGTCGGTGTTGCTTCCTGACGTGACGGTCGGACGCAATTGTCGTCTCCATCGCGTCATTGTTGATCGCGGCGCCAAAATCGACAACGGGACGGAAATCGGAGTGAACAAGGCCGACGATGAGGCGCGCGGATTTCGCGTCACCGCCAATGGCATTACGCTCGTTACACCGGACATGCTGGGCCAGCAGCTTCATTATTTCTCACGCTGA
- the malQ gene encoding 4-alpha-glucanotransferase, giving the protein MSLWSERRAGALLHITSLPGDYGVGSIGVDARRFVDALCAMGLTAWQFLPLGPTAYGDSPYQPLSTFAGNELLIDVADLLGDGLVQDAEVSALRALPSTETDYSALIPAKRAVLATVAEAFDQRATPELQRRLAAFVSAPEQHWLSDYALFRVLKREFGEQCWLDWPASFRQRDAVCLADFAGQHQAAIRAEEVLQFLFHDQWQRLVAYANKQGVLLLGDVPIYLALDSADAWANRELLEVDDDGRPQNVAGVPPDYFSEDGQLWGNPLYNWAYHADTGFSWWIARLRAAASRAACVRLDHFRGLESYWSVPSGASSARDGQWLSGPGDAFFFAVKQALPNLALVAEDLGLITPEVEQLRDRHALPGMVVLQFKIDDDGFDPTHVPSYCVCYTGTHDNDTTHGWFHGAPGDTRSAEDIRSTQHAALALTGGSADTIARDVVHMALASDACLCIVPMQDFLELGSFARFNTPGESGANWRWRLEKDQIDAAFCATIKSQVNQANR; this is encoded by the coding sequence ATGTCGCTCTGGTCTGAGCGGCGAGCCGGTGCGCTACTGCACATCACGTCCCTACCGGGTGACTATGGTGTGGGCAGCATTGGTGTGGATGCGCGCCGCTTTGTCGATGCGCTGTGTGCGATGGGCTTGACCGCCTGGCAGTTCTTGCCGCTTGGCCCAACCGCTTACGGCGACTCACCGTACCAGCCGCTGTCCACCTTTGCGGGAAATGAGCTTCTCATTGACGTGGCCGACTTGCTTGGCGATGGCCTGGTGCAAGACGCGGAAGTCTCAGCGCTTCGGGCGTTGCCGTCGACCGAGACCGACTACAGCGCCCTGATTCCAGCCAAGCGTGCGGTGCTCGCGACGGTAGCCGAGGCGTTTGACCAGCGAGCAACTCCCGAACTACAACGACGATTGGCGGCGTTCGTCTCGGCTCCAGAACAGCACTGGTTGAGCGACTACGCCCTGTTTCGGGTGTTGAAACGCGAGTTTGGTGAGCAATGCTGGCTTGACTGGCCGGCGTCATTTCGTCAGCGCGATGCGGTGTGTTTAGCCGACTTCGCCGGTCAACACCAGGCCGCGATTCGTGCCGAAGAGGTGCTGCAGTTTCTGTTTCATGATCAATGGCAGCGCCTAGTGGCTTACGCCAATAAACAGGGCGTCTTGCTGCTGGGCGATGTGCCAATCTATCTTGCACTCGACAGTGCGGATGCGTGGGCAAATCGCGAGCTATTGGAGGTTGATGACGATGGGCGGCCACAGAATGTTGCGGGCGTTCCGCCGGATTACTTTAGCGAGGACGGCCAGCTTTGGGGCAACCCGCTCTATAACTGGGCTTACCATGCCGACACCGGGTTTTCGTGGTGGATTGCACGTTTGCGTGCCGCGGCCAGTCGCGCGGCGTGCGTGCGGTTAGACCATTTTCGGGGTTTGGAGTCGTACTGGTCGGTGCCGTCAGGTGCGTCGTCTGCGCGCGATGGGCAATGGCTCTCGGGTCCGGGCGATGCGTTTTTCTTCGCGGTGAAACAAGCGCTGCCCAATCTTGCGTTGGTCGCAGAAGATCTTGGCCTAATCACACCCGAGGTTGAGCAATTACGCGATCGTCACGCACTGCCGGGTATGGTTGTGCTGCAATTTAAGATCGATGACGACGGTTTTGATCCGACACACGTGCCGTCGTATTGCGTGTGCTACACCGGCACACACGACAATGACACCACGCACGGTTGGTTCCATGGCGCACCCGGCGATACACGTTCCGCCGAGGACATACGCAGCACGCAGCATGCGGCGCTGGCGCTGACCGGCGGTAGTGCCGACACCATTGCACGTGATGTTGTGCATATGGCACTGGCCTCGGATGCGTGCCTTTGCATTGTGCCGATGCAGGATTTTCTCGAACTCGGTTCGTTCGCGCGTTTCAATACACCCGGTGAATCGGGAGCCAATTGGCGCTGGCGGCTTGAGAAAGACCAAATCGATGCCGCATTTTGTGCGACTATAAAGTCACAGGTGAATCAAGCGAACAGGTGA
- the serS gene encoding serine--tRNA ligase: MLDAKRLRTDLDAVTKNLARRGFKLDSEKLDELEGERKSLQLQVEELRNQRKTRSKGIGQAKARGEDIAPLLAEVESLGDELKAAEIAYDANQAALREIVLSLPNLLQEDVPEGESEEDNVEVRRVGDVPTFSFTPRDHVAIGEALGTLDFEAAARLTGSRFMVLKGPLARLHRALAQFMLDVQTHEHGYTEAYVPYVVNDRTLLGTGQLPKFEEDLFKLHHDQDFYLIPTAEVPLTNLVADQIVEADALPLKFTAHTPCFRSEAGSYGRDIRGMIRQHQFDKVELVQIVRPDESNAALEELTGHAETILQKLELPYRVVALCGGDIGFGAAKTYDLEVWLPAQNTYREISSCSNCEAFQARRMGARWRNPDNGKPEPLHTLNGSGLAVGRALVAILENGQQEDGSVRLPEALHPYMGGVKVLK; this comes from the coding sequence ATGCTCGATGCAAAACGGTTGCGCACTGACCTTGACGCAGTTACAAAAAACCTTGCAAGACGAGGGTTTAAGCTTGATAGCGAGAAACTTGATGAGCTCGAAGGCGAGCGAAAGTCCCTGCAGCTTCAAGTTGAAGAGTTGCGCAATCAACGCAAGACGCGCTCCAAAGGCATTGGTCAGGCCAAAGCGCGCGGCGAAGACATCGCGCCATTGCTGGCTGAGGTGGAATCCCTGGGTGACGAACTCAAGGCCGCCGAAATAGCGTATGACGCCAATCAGGCCGCGCTCCGCGAGATTGTCCTGAGCTTACCCAACCTGCTGCAAGAGGATGTGCCGGAAGGTGAAAGCGAAGAGGACAACGTTGAGGTGCGGCGGGTTGGAGACGTGCCCACCTTTTCGTTTACACCACGCGATCACGTTGCTATTGGCGAAGCGCTGGGCACGCTCGATTTCGAGGCGGCGGCGAGACTCACGGGCAGCCGATTTATGGTGCTCAAGGGGCCCTTGGCCCGGCTGCATCGAGCACTGGCGCAGTTTATGCTGGATGTGCAAACCCATGAACACGGTTACACAGAAGCGTACGTGCCATACGTGGTGAACGATCGAACGCTTCTCGGCACGGGCCAATTGCCTAAGTTTGAGGAAGATTTGTTCAAGTTGCACCATGATCAAGATTTCTACTTGATTCCGACGGCCGAAGTCCCGCTGACCAACCTCGTGGCGGATCAGATTGTGGAGGCCGATGCGTTACCGCTGAAGTTTACGGCGCATACGCCGTGTTTTCGCTCTGAGGCGGGGTCCTATGGGCGCGACATACGGGGCATGATCCGTCAGCACCAGTTTGACAAGGTTGAGCTTGTTCAGATTGTGAGGCCGGACGAATCAAACGCGGCGCTCGAGGAACTTACCGGGCATGCCGAGACGATCCTGCAAAAACTCGAATTGCCCTATCGCGTGGTGGCACTGTGCGGTGGCGACATCGGGTTTGGTGCCGCGAAAACCTATGATTTGGAGGTGTGGCTGCCGGCTCAAAACACGTATCGGGAAATTTCGTCATGCAGTAACTGTGAGGCCTTTCAGGCTCGGCGCATGGGGGCCCGTTGGCGCAATCCGGACAACGGAAAGCCAGAGCCGCTACACACCCTCAACGGCTCTGGCCTGGCGGTGGGTCGCGCACTTGTGGCCATTTTAGAGAATGGTCAGCAAGAGGATGGCAGCGTTCGGCTGCCCGAGGCGTTGCACCCTTACATGGGTGGTGTGAAGGTGCTCAAATAG
- the crcB gene encoding fluoride efflux transporter CrcB, with protein sequence MPSVTVWMAVAAGGAVGAVSRWFIALRLNDSLPFGTLLVNVVGSFAIGLLFVWLGDKEASELWRAGLITGLLGGFTTFSAFSLETLQLIERGALKTALLYAAGSLIICVIASLAGVVLARSF encoded by the coding sequence ATGCCTAGCGTGACCGTGTGGATGGCGGTGGCCGCGGGTGGCGCGGTGGGGGCGGTGTCGCGCTGGTTTATCGCACTGCGACTCAATGACAGCCTGCCGTTCGGCACATTGCTGGTAAACGTGGTAGGTAGTTTTGCAATCGGTCTGTTGTTTGTTTGGCTCGGTGATAAAGAGGCCTCCGAGCTATGGCGTGCGGGGTTGATCACCGGATTACTCGGCGGCTTTACGACGTTTTCGGCCTTCTCGCTTGAGACACTGCAACTCATCGAGCGCGGAGCGCTCAAAACGGCCTTGTTATACGCTGCCGGGAGCCTGATAATTTGCGTGATCGCCTCGCTGGCTGGCGTTGTTCTGGCCCGCAGTTTCTAA